Proteins encoded in a region of the Scrofimicrobium sp. R131 genome:
- a CDS encoding phosphoglycerate kinase gives MLRTIDSLGELAGKKVLVRSDFNVPLKEGQITDDGRIRAALPTLRRLLDGGAAVIVMAHLGRPGGQVDPKFSLRPVADRLGELLSQTVELAEDVTGPSAQALAQALQPGQVLLLENVRYDGRETSKVDEERVALAREYAALADLYVSDGFGVVHRKQASVYDIAQLLPSAAGELVFKEIDSLSKVTDNPARPYVVVLGGSKVSDKLGVISNLLHKADALLIGGGMAFTFLAAEGYGVGKSLLESDQLETVKNYLAEAKELGVDLVLPVDVVVAPEFAADATPTVVAADQIPADQMGLDIGPKSQELFAKYVLDAKTVAWNGPMGVFEFAAFAGGTKAIAQAMEDSAAFTVVGGGDSAAAVRLLGFDEAKFSHISTGGGASLELLEGKTLPGIAVLED, from the coding sequence ATGCTCAGGACTATCGATTCACTGGGTGAACTAGCAGGCAAAAAAGTCCTCGTTCGCTCTGACTTCAACGTTCCCCTGAAGGAAGGCCAGATCACCGACGACGGTCGGATCCGGGCCGCCCTGCCCACCCTCCGGCGGCTGCTCGACGGTGGGGCAGCCGTGATCGTGATGGCCCACCTGGGTCGTCCCGGCGGCCAGGTTGACCCCAAGTTCTCGCTGCGTCCGGTCGCAGATCGGCTCGGCGAACTGCTCAGCCAGACGGTCGAGCTAGCCGAAGACGTCACCGGTCCCTCTGCCCAGGCGCTGGCTCAGGCCTTGCAGCCGGGGCAGGTGCTGCTGCTGGAGAACGTGCGCTACGACGGGCGCGAGACCTCGAAGGTTGACGAGGAACGCGTGGCGCTAGCGCGCGAGTACGCCGCTCTGGCCGACCTGTACGTCTCCGACGGCTTCGGCGTGGTGCACCGCAAGCAGGCTTCGGTTTACGACATTGCTCAACTGCTGCCTTCCGCGGCCGGCGAGCTGGTCTTCAAAGAAATTGACTCGCTCTCGAAGGTGACCGACAACCCCGCCCGCCCCTACGTGGTGGTCCTGGGCGGCTCGAAGGTCTCCGACAAGCTCGGCGTGATCTCCAACCTGCTGCACAAGGCCGACGCGCTGCTGATTGGCGGCGGGATGGCGTTCACCTTCCTGGCGGCCGAAGGCTACGGCGTGGGGAAGTCCCTGCTGGAGTCCGATCAGCTGGAAACCGTCAAGAACTACCTGGCCGAAGCCAAGGAGCTGGGCGTAGACCTGGTCCTGCCGGTTGATGTGGTGGTGGCTCCTGAGTTTGCGGCCGACGCCACCCCAACCGTGGTGGCTGCCGACCAGATCCCCGCGGACCAGATGGGCCTCGATATTGGACCCAAGTCGCAGGAACTGTTCGCCAAGTACGTGCTGGACGCGAAGACCGTAGCGTGGAACGGCCCGATGGGCGTGTTCGAGTTCGCTGCCTTCGCGGGCGGAACGAAGGCCATCGCCCAGGCGATGGAAGACTCGGCTGCCTTCACCGTGGTTGGTGGGGGTGACTCGGCAGCCGCTGTACGTCTGCTGGGCTTTGATGAAGCAAAATTCTCACACATTTCCACTGGTGGCGGCGCTTCCCTCGAACTCCTCGAAGGCAAGACTCTGCCCGGTATTGCAGTTCTGGAGGACTAA
- a CDS encoding uridine diphosphate-N-acetylglucosamine-binding protein YvcK encodes MSLLDNQGFPIRGNSGQRVVAFGGGHGLSATLKALRHLTHQLTAVVTVADDGGSSGRLREEMEILPPGDLRMALASLCHESEWGLTWRDLMQHRFETDGPLNGHALGNLLITGLWQMFDDPVEGLDWVARLLQAHGRVLPMSLDPLQIEATIEVEGRLEVVRGQTEVATVGHPISEVRLIPDHPRVPKEVIRATQEAEWVVLGPGSWYSSVLPHLLVSDLHRALVTTEAHRALIMNLARQEGETELLSTADHIRVLYQMAPDFKLDVVIADPTAVDDVDDLVEAAERVGARLLLRQVRSGSGAPIHDPLRLAAALRDAFEGYLGEVGKTENWLA; translated from the coding sequence ATGTCACTGTTGGATAATCAGGGCTTCCCGATTCGCGGAAACAGCGGTCAAAGAGTGGTGGCCTTCGGTGGTGGGCACGGCCTGTCCGCCACGCTGAAAGCACTTCGGCACCTAACTCACCAGTTGACCGCGGTGGTGACCGTCGCTGACGATGGGGGGTCGTCGGGGCGCCTGCGCGAAGAGATGGAAATCCTGCCCCCCGGGGACCTGCGGATGGCTTTGGCCTCGCTCTGTCACGAATCGGAGTGGGGTTTGACCTGGCGCGACCTGATGCAGCACCGGTTTGAAACGGACGGGCCGCTGAACGGTCACGCCCTGGGGAACCTGCTGATCACCGGGCTCTGGCAGATGTTTGACGATCCGGTTGAGGGCCTGGACTGGGTGGCGCGCCTGCTGCAGGCGCACGGCCGGGTCCTGCCCATGAGCCTGGACCCGCTCCAGATTGAAGCCACCATTGAGGTGGAGGGGCGCCTCGAGGTGGTTCGCGGCCAAACTGAGGTGGCCACCGTGGGACACCCGATCTCTGAGGTTCGCCTGATCCCCGATCATCCCCGAGTTCCCAAGGAAGTCATTCGAGCGACCCAGGAAGCCGAGTGGGTGGTGCTTGGCCCCGGCTCCTGGTATTCATCGGTCCTGCCGCACCTGCTGGTCAGCGATCTGCACCGGGCGCTGGTAACCACCGAGGCACACCGGGCCCTGATCATGAATCTGGCCCGGCAGGAGGGGGAGACGGAACTGCTCTCCACCGCCGATCACATCCGGGTCCTCTACCAGATGGCGCCGGACTTCAAGCTGGACGTGGTCATTGCCGACCCGACGGCCGTGGACGACGTGGACGACCTGGTTGAGGCCGCTGAGCGGGTGGGGGCGCGGTTGCTGCTGCGCCAGGTGCGCTCTGGTTCCGGGGCTCCCATTCACGATCCGCTACGATTGGCGGCGGCTCTTCGCGATGCGTTCGAAGGCTATCTGGGCGAGGTTGGCAAGACGGAGAATTGGTTGGCATAA
- the rapZ gene encoding RNase adapter RapZ: MTREPDPLTVPSGIPALDALSVRSEPVENEIIIVTGRSGAGRTHAANALEDLDWYVVDNIPPALLPHLAGMMTPVGDGVHRLAAVVDVRGREFFHALEKALDELRAAGYPYRIIYLDASDRELVRRYESNRRPHPLQGEGTLLDGLTAERQLLQPLRDRADEIIDTTKLSVHDLSRHVRDLVASEQVRPVQITVESFGFKHGIPLDADFVADMRFLENPYWVEELRHLTGKDQPVADYVLNQPGVREFGDTYARLIEGTLDGYRRELKPYVTVAIGCTGGRHRSVAMTEYLARRLRRRGHQVQVMHRDIARR, encoded by the coding sequence ATGACCAGAGAGCCAGATCCACTGACTGTTCCAAGCGGGATCCCCGCTTTGGACGCACTTTCGGTCCGATCCGAGCCGGTTGAGAATGAGATCATCATTGTCACCGGTCGGTCCGGCGCCGGGCGCACCCACGCAGCCAATGCCCTGGAGGATTTGGACTGGTACGTGGTGGACAATATTCCACCGGCACTGCTGCCGCATCTGGCCGGGATGATGACGCCGGTCGGGGATGGGGTCCACCGGCTGGCCGCCGTAGTTGACGTCCGCGGCCGCGAATTTTTCCACGCGCTAGAGAAAGCTCTCGACGAGCTCCGGGCGGCCGGATACCCGTATCGGATCATCTACCTGGATGCCTCCGACCGGGAGCTGGTTCGCCGGTACGAGTCGAACCGACGCCCCCACCCGCTCCAGGGAGAGGGGACCCTGCTGGACGGCCTGACCGCGGAACGGCAACTGCTGCAGCCGCTGCGGGACCGGGCAGACGAGATCATCGACACCACTAAGCTCTCCGTGCACGACCTGTCCCGCCACGTGCGCGACCTGGTCGCCAGCGAGCAGGTGCGTCCGGTCCAAATTACCGTCGAATCGTTCGGTTTCAAGCACGGGATTCCGTTGGATGCGGACTTCGTCGCCGACATGCGCTTCCTGGAGAACCCGTATTGGGTGGAGGAACTGCGCCACCTGACCGGCAAGGATCAGCCGGTGGCGGATTACGTGCTGAATCAGCCCGGCGTGCGCGAGTTCGGCGACACCTACGCCCGACTGATTGAGGGCACGCTGGACGGCTACCGGCGCGAACTGAAGCCCTACGTCACCGTGGCGATCGGCTGCACGGGTGGGCGCCACCGGTCGGTGGCGATGACTGAATACTTGGCTCGGCGGCTGCGGCGCCGGGGACACCAGGTGCAGGTGATGCACCGCGATATCGCCCGACGCTAG
- the gap gene encoding type I glyceraldehyde-3-phosphate dehydrogenase — MTIRVGINGFGRIGRNYLRAIYEQGADVEVVAINDLTDAKTLAHLLKYDSVAGRLDAEVTYEENAIVVDGKTITAFAERDPANLPWGDLGVDIVIESTGFFTDATKAKAHLDAGAKKVIISAPAKNEDATFVMGVNEKDYNPATDNIISNASCTTNCLAPMAKVLDEAFGIERGLMTTVHAYTGDQRLLDAPHSDLRRARAAALNIVPTSTGAAKAVSLVLPQLKGKLDGYALRVPVPTGSVTDLSFVASKEVSVEAVNAAIKAAAEGDLKGILEYTEDPIVSTDIVGDPASSIFDSQLTKVIGNEVKVVSWYDNEWGYSNRLVDLTVYVGERL, encoded by the coding sequence GTGACCATCCGTGTAGGAATTAACGGTTTTGGCCGGATCGGGCGCAACTACCTGCGCGCTATCTACGAACAGGGCGCTGACGTCGAAGTTGTTGCCATCAACGACCTGACCGACGCCAAGACCTTGGCTCACCTGCTCAAGTACGACTCTGTGGCCGGTCGCCTTGATGCGGAAGTAACCTACGAAGAGAACGCCATTGTCGTGGACGGCAAGACCATCACCGCTTTTGCCGAGCGCGACCCTGCGAACCTGCCCTGGGGTGACCTGGGAGTCGACATCGTGATCGAATCCACCGGGTTCTTCACCGACGCGACCAAGGCCAAGGCTCACCTGGATGCCGGCGCCAAGAAGGTCATCATCTCCGCTCCGGCGAAGAATGAGGATGCCACCTTCGTCATGGGTGTGAACGAGAAGGACTACAACCCGGCGACCGACAACATCATCTCGAACGCTTCCTGCACCACCAACTGCCTGGCCCCGATGGCCAAGGTGCTGGATGAGGCCTTCGGCATTGAGCGTGGCCTGATGACCACCGTTCACGCCTACACCGGTGACCAGCGTCTGCTCGACGCCCCCCACTCGGACCTGCGTCGCGCCCGCGCCGCTGCGCTGAACATCGTCCCGACCTCGACCGGTGCGGCCAAGGCCGTCTCGCTGGTTCTGCCCCAGCTGAAGGGCAAGCTGGACGGTTACGCGCTGCGTGTTCCGGTCCCGACCGGCTCGGTGACCGACCTGTCCTTCGTGGCCTCCAAGGAGGTTTCCGTGGAAGCCGTCAACGCTGCCATCAAGGCGGCCGCTGAGGGCGACCTCAAGGGCATCCTGGAGTACACCGAGGATCCGATCGTCTCCACCGACATCGTCGGCGATCCGGCCTCCTCCATCTTCGATTCGCAGCTGACCAAGGTCATCGGCAACGAAGTCAAGGTTGTGTCCTGGTACGACAACGAGTGGGGCTACTCCAACCGTCTGGTCGACCTGACCGTCTACGTTGGCGAGCGCCTCTAA
- the whiA gene encoding DNA-binding protein WhiA has product MKDELVRIRVDQPTQVAAEAAAILRFAGGLHLVGGRILIEAEVDSLLVAHRLRTFLHLLYGAESTVVVVSGGALRKGKRYVVRVVKEADKIARLTGLVDAAGRPVRGLPAQIVGAGVDEAIAAWRGAFLARGSLMEPGRSASLEITCPGPEAALALVGCARRIGATAKTRQVRGADRVVLRDADAIGTLISALGAKETFATWQARREKREARGSANRLANFDDANLRRSARAAVAAGARVERAFEILGDSVPDHLREAGQLRVQFKQASLEELGQKVDPPLTKDAVAGRIRRLLAMADKLAAEKGIPDTESALTLEMLEED; this is encoded by the coding sequence ATGAAGGATGAGCTGGTTCGGATCCGCGTGGACCAGCCCACCCAGGTGGCCGCAGAGGCGGCCGCAATCTTGCGCTTTGCCGGCGGCCTGCACCTGGTCGGCGGTCGGATCCTGATTGAGGCGGAGGTTGACTCGCTGCTGGTGGCTCATCGGCTGCGAACGTTCCTGCACCTGCTGTACGGAGCCGAGTCCACCGTGGTGGTTGTCAGTGGCGGGGCCCTGCGGAAGGGTAAACGCTACGTGGTGCGCGTGGTCAAGGAGGCCGACAAGATTGCTCGACTGACCGGGCTGGTCGATGCGGCCGGTCGTCCGGTTCGGGGCCTGCCCGCCCAGATTGTGGGGGCCGGGGTGGACGAGGCGATTGCGGCTTGGCGGGGGGCTTTTCTGGCCCGGGGTTCGCTGATGGAGCCGGGTCGTTCCGCCTCGTTGGAGATCACCTGTCCCGGGCCCGAGGCGGCTCTGGCACTGGTCGGGTGCGCTCGGCGAATTGGGGCGACCGCGAAGACCCGACAGGTTCGGGGGGCCGACCGGGTGGTCCTGCGCGACGCGGATGCGATCGGGACCCTGATTTCCGCGCTCGGAGCTAAAGAAACTTTTGCCACCTGGCAGGCGCGCCGCGAAAAGCGCGAAGCACGGGGATCGGCCAATCGGCTGGCGAACTTTGACGACGCGAACCTTCGCCGCTCGGCGCGGGCGGCGGTGGCTGCGGGGGCGCGGGTTGAGCGGGCCTTTGAGATCCTGGGGGACTCCGTCCCCGATCACCTGCGTGAGGCCGGCCAGCTCCGAGTGCAGTTCAAACAGGCCTCCCTGGAGGAGCTGGGCCAGAAGGTGGATCCGCCCCTGACCAAGGACGCGGTCGCCGGCCGGATCCGCCGACTCCTGGCCATGGCGGATAAGCTCGCAGCGGAAAAGGGAATCCCCGATACCGAGTCGGCTTTGACCCTCGAAATGCTGGAGGAAGACTAA
- a CDS encoding long-chain fatty acid--CoA ligase: MTTFEVSPPDSLGNSRTVPQLYAERAHRYPGSVAVEKRTAFGGWQDVTIEELLSDVERVACGLIGLGVQPGENVAILAANSFEWMLLDLAIMNVGAVTVPIYESDSAAQIRHILEDADIRRVFTATLQQAELVASVQTDRVELIDSIDRGALRRIAQASRHVAPIAVIDRTRQIRAEDLATIIYTSGTTGLPKGVELTHHNFVTTSDAVHDVLPMIADNPQTRVLLFLPLAHVLARFVMHTLAVSPGRIAFSPDTSNLISDIAAFKPTALLAVPRVLEKVYATAQGKAGGGFKGKLFSWSARQAKSLSAADRPGALLRAKAKIADELVLKKIRAVLGSNLEYVVSGGAPLAADLAHFYRGLGITVLQGYGLSETTGPIAVQLPGANPPGKVGPLLPGNEVKISEEDSEILLRGNAVFRGYHNLPNTDLVDGWFHTGDIGSVDPDGQLRITGRKKGIIVTAGGKNVSPEVHEESLMTHPLIGQVIVVGDQKPFIGAIITLDPETLPVWLKNKGLPIVDPVVAAEMPEVQRSLQKAIDRANAKVSRAESIRKFRIVNAEFTVENGYLTPSLKLRRNQVLADYAEEVEAIYSE; the protein is encoded by the coding sequence ATGACTACTTTCGAAGTTTCCCCGCCCGACAGCCTGGGAAATTCCCGGACCGTCCCGCAGCTTTACGCCGAGCGGGCCCACCGTTACCCCGGCAGCGTGGCCGTGGAAAAGCGGACCGCTTTCGGTGGTTGGCAGGACGTCACGATTGAGGAACTGCTCTCAGATGTGGAGCGGGTCGCCTGCGGCCTGATTGGCCTGGGCGTCCAGCCGGGGGAGAATGTCGCGATCCTGGCGGCCAACTCGTTCGAGTGGATGCTGCTAGATCTGGCCATCATGAACGTGGGGGCGGTCACCGTCCCCATTTACGAGTCGGACTCGGCCGCCCAAATTCGCCACATCCTGGAGGACGCAGACATTCGGCGGGTCTTCACCGCCACCCTGCAGCAGGCCGAGTTGGTCGCCAGCGTTCAAACCGACCGGGTTGAGCTGATCGACTCGATCGACCGCGGGGCGCTCCGCCGGATTGCCCAGGCTTCCCGCCACGTGGCCCCGATCGCGGTGATCGATCGGACCCGCCAAATTCGGGCCGAGGACCTGGCCACCATCATCTACACCTCCGGCACCACCGGGCTGCCGAAGGGCGTGGAGCTGACCCACCATAACTTTGTTACCACCTCCGACGCCGTCCACGACGTGCTGCCGATGATTGCGGACAACCCGCAGACCCGGGTCCTGCTGTTCCTCCCCCTCGCCCACGTGCTGGCCCGATTCGTCATGCACACGCTGGCGGTCAGCCCGGGGCGGATTGCTTTCTCACCCGACACTTCGAACCTGATTTCTGACATCGCGGCCTTCAAACCGACGGCGCTCCTGGCGGTGCCCCGGGTGCTGGAGAAGGTGTACGCCACCGCTCAGGGCAAGGCGGGAGGCGGTTTCAAGGGCAAGCTGTTCTCGTGGTCAGCCCGCCAGGCCAAGAGCCTGTCGGCCGCCGATCGACCCGGGGCGCTGCTTCGCGCCAAGGCTAAGATCGCGGACGAACTGGTTCTGAAGAAGATTCGGGCCGTGCTCGGCTCCAACCTGGAGTACGTCGTCTCCGGGGGCGCGCCCCTGGCCGCGGACTTGGCTCACTTCTACCGCGGGTTGGGAATCACCGTCCTGCAGGGCTACGGCCTGTCCGAAACCACCGGGCCGATCGCGGTGCAATTGCCCGGGGCCAACCCTCCCGGCAAGGTCGGACCCCTCCTGCCCGGCAACGAAGTGAAGATTTCCGAGGAAGATTCGGAGATCCTGCTGCGCGGGAACGCGGTCTTCCGCGGCTACCACAACCTGCCCAACACCGACCTGGTGGACGGCTGGTTCCACACCGGTGATATCGGAAGCGTGGACCCCGACGGACAGCTCCGGATCACCGGACGCAAGAAGGGCATCATTGTCACCGCCGGCGGAAAGAACGTGTCCCCAGAAGTGCACGAAGAGTCCCTGATGACGCACCCGCTGATCGGACAGGTGATTGTGGTGGGCGATCAGAAACCCTTCATCGGGGCCATCATCACCCTGGACCCGGAGACCCTGCCGGTCTGGCTGAAGAACAAGGGCCTGCCGATCGTCGACCCGGTGGTGGCCGCAGAAATGCCCGAAGTTCAGCGGTCCCTGCAAAAGGCCATTGACCGGGCCAACGCCAAGGTGTCCCGGGCCGAGTCAATTCGCAAGTTCAGAATCGTCAATGCCGAGTTCACCGTGGAGAATGGTTATCTAACCCCGTCGCTGAAACTCCGGCGCAACCAGGTGCTTGCTGACTACGCGGAGGAGGTCGAAGCCATCTACAGTGAGTAG
- the glnA gene encoding type I glutamate--ammonia ligase, which produces MFDSAQSVVDFIARENIEYLDVRFCDLPGVQQHFTVPAQSLDAEELSRGMMFDGSSVRGFTAIHESDMKLLPDFSSAYLDPFRAAKTLVLLFSIVDPLTDQPFSRDPRQVALKAEAFLRSSGIADTCFIGAEAEFHIFDSVRYQVQPENTFYQIDAASAPWNTSSELPNLGHQMTFKGGYFPVSPQDHYADLRDSMSNLLHQVGLEVERAHHEAGAVGQQEINYRFASLTQAADDMLKFKYVIKNAALAAGKSATFMPKPVYGDNGSGMHTHLSLWKDGEPLFYDERGYASLSDTARWFIGGLLEHGPALLAFTNPSLNSYRRLVPGFEAPINLVYSSRNRSACIRIPVTGTSPAAKRVEYRVPDPSANPYLSFAACLMAGIDGIRNRLEPALPIDKDLYELPPADYQDIAKLPTSLDGALAALKADHDFLLEGDVFTEDLLDTWITMKETQELAPSYVYPHPMEFQLYYGV; this is translated from the coding sequence ATGTTTGACTCTGCTCAGTCCGTCGTCGATTTCATTGCCCGCGAAAACATCGAGTACCTGGACGTTCGCTTCTGCGATCTGCCCGGAGTCCAACAGCACTTTACGGTTCCGGCTCAAAGCCTCGACGCCGAAGAGCTCAGCCGAGGGATGATGTTCGACGGTTCCTCCGTTCGGGGCTTCACCGCCATCCACGAGTCCGACATGAAGCTGCTGCCCGACTTCAGTTCGGCCTACCTGGACCCGTTCCGGGCCGCGAAGACGCTGGTGCTGCTGTTCTCCATCGTGGATCCTCTGACCGACCAGCCGTTTTCCCGCGACCCCCGCCAGGTGGCGCTAAAGGCTGAGGCTTTCCTCCGGTCCTCCGGGATTGCCGACACCTGCTTCATTGGGGCCGAAGCCGAGTTCCACATTTTCGACTCCGTCCGCTACCAGGTCCAGCCGGAGAACACGTTCTACCAGATCGACGCCGCCTCAGCCCCGTGGAACACCTCCTCGGAACTGCCGAACCTGGGGCACCAGATGACCTTCAAGGGTGGCTACTTCCCGGTGTCCCCGCAGGACCACTACGCGGACCTGCGCGACTCGATGAGCAACCTGCTGCACCAGGTCGGCCTCGAAGTTGAGCGCGCCCACCACGAGGCCGGCGCCGTCGGACAGCAGGAAATCAACTACCGGTTCGCCTCCCTAACCCAGGCCGCCGACGACATGCTCAAGTTCAAGTATGTGATCAAGAATGCGGCCCTGGCCGCCGGCAAGTCCGCCACCTTCATGCCGAAACCGGTTTACGGGGACAACGGGTCGGGAATGCACACCCACCTGTCCCTCTGGAAGGACGGCGAGCCCCTGTTTTACGACGAGCGCGGCTACGCCTCCCTGTCCGACACCGCCCGCTGGTTCATCGGGGGCCTGCTGGAGCACGGTCCGGCCCTCCTCGCCTTCACCAACCCGTCGCTGAACTCCTACCGCCGGCTGGTGCCGGGGTTTGAAGCCCCGATCAACCTGGTCTACTCGTCGCGGAACCGTTCCGCCTGCATCCGGATCCCGGTGACGGGAACCTCCCCGGCCGCCAAGCGGGTGGAGTACCGGGTGCCGGACCCCTCGGCCAACCCGTACCTATCCTTCGCCGCCTGCCTGATGGCAGGAATTGACGGGATCAGGAACCGGTTGGAGCCGGCGCTCCCGATCGACAAGGACCTGTACGAGCTGCCCCCGGCGGACTACCAGGACATCGCCAAACTGCCGACCAGTCTGGACGGCGCCCTGGCCGCACTGAAGGCGGATCACGATTTCCTGCTGGAGGGCGACGTCTTCACCGAAGACCTGCTGGACACCTGGATCACGATGAAGGAGACCCAGGAGCTGGCTCCCTCCTACGTTTACCCGCACCCGATGGAGTTCCAGCTCTACTACGGTGTGTAG
- the uvrC gene encoding excinuclease ABC subunit UvrC: MAARQPWWRPPTSEIPTEPGVYRFRDGEGRVIYVGKAKNLRARIVNYFQDPSVLHPRTAQMVAHARSVQWTIVASEIEALTLEFQWINELEPRYNVIFRDDKSYPYLAVSMGEQFPRVAISRDARRPGTRYFGPYTHVWAIRETIDNLLNTFPVRTCSPGVLRRAQAQGRPCLLGYIDRCSAPCVGRISEADHRHLAEELCSFMEGKTAPFVRQLEAEMREAAAQQDYETAAKRRDQLRALEKVQERNTIVLPVDTDADIYALIGDDLDVAVHVFYVRGGRVRGTRGWVIERVDERTEPELMRDLLEQTYLDQPARRQKVAPVSVDDVEHTPLEAIPARILVSHQPAETQFLEEWLGSLRGAKVKIGVPRRGQKADLMNTVAQNARHSLEVYKTRRAGDLTQRAVALEELQTALGLAEAPLRIECFDISHTGGTNRVASMVVFEDGAPRKDAYRTYNIQGQGETSDDTAAMSEVLTRRFRRGVEPDEDLESGAIDAQTGKPRRFAYRPDLLVVDGGLPQVNAARAALDEVGVEIPVVGLAKRLEEIWLPAEPFPVILPRSSAGLYLLQHLRDESHRFAIKQHRAKRSKAQTRSALDAVPGLGPARQKALLKTFGSIRKIRAASAEELASVPGVGPKLAATIQASLAGGGKPSAAGQEGPEGGKLGP, translated from the coding sequence TTGGCAGCCAGGCAACCGTGGTGGCGTCCGCCCACCTCCGAAATCCCCACCGAACCTGGGGTTTACCGGTTTCGGGACGGTGAGGGCCGCGTCATTTACGTGGGGAAAGCCAAGAACCTGCGGGCCCGGATCGTCAACTATTTCCAGGATCCCTCGGTCCTACACCCGCGCACCGCCCAAATGGTGGCCCACGCACGCTCGGTGCAGTGGACAATTGTGGCCTCTGAGATCGAGGCACTCACCCTGGAGTTCCAGTGGATTAACGAGCTGGAACCGCGCTACAACGTCATTTTCCGGGACGACAAGTCCTACCCTTACCTGGCGGTTTCGATGGGGGAGCAGTTCCCCCGGGTGGCCATTTCGCGCGATGCGCGCCGGCCCGGGACCCGCTATTTCGGTCCCTACACGCACGTATGGGCAATTCGGGAGACGATCGACAATCTGCTGAACACGTTCCCGGTTCGGACCTGTTCGCCAGGGGTCCTTCGCCGGGCCCAAGCTCAGGGGCGGCCCTGTCTGCTCGGCTACATTGACCGCTGTTCCGCTCCCTGCGTCGGCCGGATTTCCGAGGCGGACCACCGGCACCTGGCGGAGGAGCTCTGCTCCTTCATGGAGGGGAAGACCGCTCCTTTCGTTCGCCAGCTGGAGGCGGAAATGCGCGAGGCGGCTGCCCAGCAGGACTACGAGACTGCCGCCAAACGCCGGGATCAACTGCGGGCTCTAGAGAAGGTGCAGGAGCGCAACACCATCGTCCTGCCGGTCGACACCGATGCCGACATCTACGCGCTGATCGGGGACGATCTGGATGTGGCCGTCCACGTCTTTTACGTTCGCGGGGGGCGGGTGCGCGGAACCCGCGGCTGGGTGATAGAGCGGGTGGATGAGCGGACAGAGCCGGAACTGATGCGGGATCTGCTAGAGCAGACCTACCTGGACCAGCCGGCTCGACGTCAAAAAGTGGCGCCCGTATCCGTCGACGACGTCGAGCACACGCCGCTGGAGGCGATCCCCGCCCGGATCCTGGTCTCGCACCAGCCGGCGGAAACCCAGTTCCTCGAAGAGTGGCTCGGTTCTCTCCGGGGAGCCAAGGTGAAAATCGGGGTCCCGCGTCGGGGGCAAAAAGCGGACCTGATGAACACCGTGGCCCAAAATGCCCGCCACTCGTTGGAGGTGTACAAGACCCGCCGGGCCGGCGACCTGACCCAGCGGGCAGTGGCACTGGAAGAGCTCCAGACCGCGCTGGGGCTGGCCGAAGCACCCCTGCGGATCGAGTGCTTCGACATTTCCCACACCGGGGGAACCAACCGGGTGGCCTCGATGGTGGTGTTCGAAGACGGAGCCCCCCGCAAGGATGCCTACCGCACGTACAACATTCAGGGACAGGGTGAGACCTCCGACGACACGGCGGCCATGAGCGAAGTGCTCACCCGCCGGTTCCGCCGCGGGGTTGAACCGGATGAGGACCTCGAATCGGGGGCCATCGACGCTCAGACCGGCAAGCCGAGACGCTTCGCCTACCGACCCGACCTGCTGGTGGTCGACGGCGGATTGCCCCAGGTAAATGCGGCCCGGGCCGCCCTGGACGAAGTCGGGGTGGAGATCCCGGTGGTGGGATTGGCCAAGCGACTGGAGGAAATCTGGCTGCCCGCTGAACCCTTCCCGGTTATCCTCCCGCGCAGCTCGGCCGGGCTCTACCTGCTCCAACACCTGCGCGACGAGTCGCACCGGTTCGCGATCAAGCAGCACCGGGCCAAGCGCAGCAAAGCCCAGACCCGGTCCGCCCTGGATGCGGTGCCGGGCCTCGGTCCCGCTCGGCAGAAAGCGCTGCTGAAAACCTTTGGTTCGATCCGAAAAATCCGGGCCGCCTCGGCCGAAGAACTGGCCTCAGTTCCCGGGGTCGGCCCCAAGTTGGCCGCGACCATCCAGGCGTCACTGGCGGGCGGGGGGAAGCCGTCAGCAGCAGGACAAGAGGGCCCGGAAGGTGGCAAGCTAGGACCATGA